One window from the genome of Cyprinus carpio isolate SPL01 chromosome B1, ASM1834038v1, whole genome shotgun sequence encodes:
- the enam gene encoding enamelin isoform X3 → MKAVAFLMCLLGSSLAAPAPDSSSNEQQAGHANTALQLMELYRMLGHLQQQGFGAVPTGAQLLAAPAAPAAPAPVDAQPQVSPQAPQQGFFFNPALFAPTGDGSDEEGTPQFRGFYPPYGYQPAQPAAPLNSDEAEGAEEAEGAEAAEAAEAGAEPEPAGTAATVDATAVNEIAPVDVAVEVPVEPVIAAVVLSLIPEVPAVAVEIDTNLVGPDATAGAEQVLVADAPDAALPVQ, encoded by the exons ATGTGTTTGCTGGGCTCTTCACTTGCTGCCCCT GCCCCTGACAGTAGCAGTAATGAG CAGCAGGCTGGTCATGCTAACACAGCTCTGCAGTTGATGGAACTCTACAGAATGTTAGGACATCTGCAGCAACAG GGATTTGGTGCAGTTCCTACTGGTGCTCAACTGCTT GCAGCACCTGCAGCGCCTGCAGCACCCGCACCTGTTGAT gcCCAGCCTCAAGTTTCACCTCAAGCACCACAGCAG ggcTTTTTTTTCAACCCCGCTCTTTTCGCACCCACAGGAGATGGATCAGATGAGGAAGGAACT CCACAGTTTCGTGGGTTTTACCCTCCCTACGGCTACCAGCCTGCCCAGCCGGCTGCTCCGTTGAACTCAGATGAGGCCGAAGGGGCAGAAGAAGCAGAGggtgcagaagcagcagaagCAGCTGAGGCTGGAGCCGAACCTGAACCTGCTGGAACCGCTGCAACTGTTGATGCTACTGCCGTAAACGAGATCGCACCCGTGGATGTTGCTGTAGAGGTTCCTGTTGAACCTGTCATTGCTGCTGTTGTTCTGTCTCTCATCCCTGAGGTACCAGCAGTCGCTGTGGAAATCGACACCAATTTGGTGGGGCCTGATGCTACTGCTGGTGCAGAACAGGTGTTGGTGGCTGATGCTCCTGATGCTGCTCTGCCAGTGCAGTGA
- the enam gene encoding enamelin isoform X1 has protein sequence MKAVAFLMCLLGSSLAAPAPDSSSNEQQAGHANTALQLMELYRMLGHLQQQAAPAAPAAPAPVDAQPQVSPQAPQQGFFFNPALFAPTGDGSDEEGTPQFRGFYPPYGYQPAQPAAPLNSDEAEGAEEAEGAEAAEAAEAGAEPEPAGTAATVDATAVNEIAPVDVAVEVPVEPVIAAVVLSLIPEVPAVAVEIDTNLVGPDATAGAEQVLVADAPDAALPVQ, from the exons ATGTGTTTGCTGGGCTCTTCACTTGCTGCCCCT GCCCCTGACAGTAGCAGTAATGAG CAGCAGGCTGGTCATGCTAACACAGCTCTGCAGTTGATGGAACTCTACAGAATGTTAGGACATCTGCAGCAACAG GCAGCACCTGCAGCGCCTGCAGCACCCGCACCTGTTGAT gcCCAGCCTCAAGTTTCACCTCAAGCACCACAGCAG ggcTTTTTTTTCAACCCCGCTCTTTTCGCACCCACAGGAGATGGATCAGATGAGGAAGGAACT CCACAGTTTCGTGGGTTTTACCCTCCCTACGGCTACCAGCCTGCCCAGCCGGCTGCTCCGTTGAACTCAGATGAGGCCGAAGGGGCAGAAGAAGCAGAGggtgcagaagcagcagaagCAGCTGAGGCTGGAGCCGAACCTGAACCTGCTGGAACCGCTGCAACTGTTGATGCTACTGCCGTAAACGAGATCGCACCCGTGGATGTTGCTGTAGAGGTTCCTGTTGAACCTGTCATTGCTGCTGTTGTTCTGTCTCTCATCCCTGAGGTACCAGCAGTCGCTGTGGAAATCGACACCAATTTGGTGGGGCCTGATGCTACTGCTGGTGCAGAACAGGTGTTGGTGGCTGATGCTCCTGATGCTGCTCTGCCAGTGCAGTGA
- the enam gene encoding enamelin isoform X2, producing MKAVAFLMCLLGSSLAAPAPDSSSNEQAGHANTALQLMELYRMLGHLQQQAAPAAPAAPAPVDAQPQVSPQAPQQGFFFNPALFAPTGDGSDEEGTPQFRGFYPPYGYQPAQPAAPLNSDEAEGAEEAEGAEAAEAAEAGAEPEPAGTAATVDATAVNEIAPVDVAVEVPVEPVIAAVVLSLIPEVPAVAVEIDTNLVGPDATAGAEQVLVADAPDAALPVQ from the exons ATGTGTTTGCTGGGCTCTTCACTTGCTGCCCCT GCCCCTGACAGTAGCAGTAATGAG CAGGCTGGTCATGCTAACACAGCTCTGCAGTTGATGGAACTCTACAGAATGTTAGGACATCTGCAGCAACAG GCAGCACCTGCAGCGCCTGCAGCACCCGCACCTGTTGAT gcCCAGCCTCAAGTTTCACCTCAAGCACCACAGCAG ggcTTTTTTTTCAACCCCGCTCTTTTCGCACCCACAGGAGATGGATCAGATGAGGAAGGAACT CCACAGTTTCGTGGGTTTTACCCTCCCTACGGCTACCAGCCTGCCCAGCCGGCTGCTCCGTTGAACTCAGATGAGGCCGAAGGGGCAGAAGAAGCAGAGggtgcagaagcagcagaagCAGCTGAGGCTGGAGCCGAACCTGAACCTGCTGGAACCGCTGCAACTGTTGATGCTACTGCCGTAAACGAGATCGCACCCGTGGATGTTGCTGTAGAGGTTCCTGTTGAACCTGTCATTGCTGCTGTTGTTCTGTCTCTCATCCCTGAGGTACCAGCAGTCGCTGTGGAAATCGACACCAATTTGGTGGGGCCTGATGCTACTGCTGGTGCAGAACAGGTGTTGGTGGCTGATGCTCCTGATGCTGCTCTGCCAGTGCAGTGA